The Glandiceps talaboti chromosome 1, keGlaTala1.1, whole genome shotgun sequence genome has a segment encoding these proteins:
- the LOC144453541 gene encoding E3 ubiquitin-protein ligase MARCHF1-like, with product MAVLNSQKSNDGTTANSVQMSQINVIHDDHGAKNEQSAAEGVNVTKDNSRKKTTDRLDVSSMRGTKGRASKFRDRTYSSKSDASSMSMRDICRICHLDANVDEEKTELIFPCACRYAGVHQYCIYKWALKMKSNICEICEKRFDAKYVPEIPQPCINWNFVPSYTRRRTIIAVIVMVFLVAITCITSYLLANTLKKNTKGISDSVHIVWPLIAVVAICGMGFICFVTWFMFFLCETFKVYHSASSKHRKRIQQA from the exons ATAAATGTTATACACGACGATCATGGTGCCAAAAATGAACAGTCGGCGGCGGAAGGAGTCAATGTCACCAAAGATAACAGCCGAAAAAAGACAACTGACAGGTTGGATGTGAGCAGTATGCGGGGAACCAAAGGCAGAGCCAGTAAATTTAGGGACAGAACTTACTCATCTAAATCAGATGCATCAAGCATGTCGATGCGAGACATCTGTCGAATATGCCATCTTGATGCCAATGTCGATGAAGAGAAAACTG AGTTGATTTTCCCGTGTGCATGTCGGTATGCCGGAGTTCATCAATATTGCATTTACAAGTGGGCCTTGAAGATGAAATCaaacatttgtgaaatatgCGAGAAAAGGTTTGATGCTAAATATGTGCCAGAGATACCACAACCA TGTATCAATTGGAATTTCGTACCTTCATACACAAGACGAAGGACAATCATAGCTGTAATTGTGATGGTATTTCTAGTGGCAATCACCTGCATTACGTCGTACCTACTTGCCAATACTCTCAAGAAGAATACAAAAGGCATTTCCGATTCTGTGCACATCGTGTGGCCGCTTATTGCAGTTGTTGCTATTTGTGGCATGGGATTTATTTGTTTCGTCACCTGGTTTATGTTCTTCCTGTGTGAAACATTCAAGGTATACCATTCCGCGTCTTCGAAACACAGAAAACGGATCCAACAAGCATGA